One window of Microbacterium sp. Root61 genomic DNA carries:
- a CDS encoding Lrp/AsnC family transcriptional regulator has protein sequence MSEPSKNPQRAPAPLDGTDRAILAALMIDGRMSNAALAARVGVAESTCAYRVKGLRDSGVIARIAAELDLAAVGRPIQALIRVHLSSHSRPHIDELFDRLVAIPGALSVAHVAGDNDFHLQVAVASPERLRDLILQHITSHPAVTKTETQLVFEVRQGTGVLGPL, from the coding sequence ATGTCGGAACCGTCGAAGAATCCGCAACGCGCCCCGGCGCCGCTCGACGGCACCGACCGGGCGATCCTCGCCGCGCTCATGATCGACGGGCGGATGTCCAATGCCGCCCTCGCCGCGCGCGTCGGGGTGGCCGAGTCGACCTGCGCCTATCGGGTCAAGGGTCTGCGCGATTCCGGTGTCATCGCCCGCATCGCCGCCGAGCTCGATCTCGCCGCGGTGGGACGACCGATCCAGGCCCTCATCCGGGTGCATCTGTCCAGCCACAGCCGTCCGCACATCGACGAGCTGTTCGATCGCCTCGTCGCCATCCCCGGCGCGCTGTCGGTCGCACACGTGGCCGGCGACAACGACTTCCACCTGCAGGTCGCCGTCGCGAGCCCGGAGCGGCTGCGCGATCTGATCCTGCAGCACATCACGAGCCATCCGGCCGTCACCAAGACCGAGACGCAGCTTGTGTTCGAGGTGCGGCAGGGGACAGGCGTGCTCGGCCCGCTGTAA
- a CDS encoding ParA family protein, whose product MHVLSVSSLKGGVGKTTVTLGLASAAFARGVRTLVVDLDPQSDVSTGMDIQVAGRLNVADVLANPKEKVVRQAITSSGWAKVHPGTIDVMIGSPSAINFDGPHPSVRDVWKMEEALATIEADYDLVLIDCAPSLNALTRTAWAASDRVIVVTEPGLFSVAAADRALRAIEEIRRGLSPRLQPLGIVVNRVRPQSIEHQFRIKELRDMFGPLVLSPQLPERTSLQQAQGAAKPLHIWPGDSAQELAADFDALLDRVMRTGRIPVPGETTA is encoded by the coding sequence GTGCACGTACTCTCCGTCAGCTCGCTGAAGGGCGGGGTCGGTAAGACGACCGTGACCTTGGGGCTCGCCTCTGCCGCTTTTGCGCGCGGTGTCCGAACCCTCGTCGTCGACCTCGATCCCCAGTCCGACGTCTCGACGGGGATGGATATCCAAGTCGCAGGCCGCCTCAATGTCGCCGATGTCCTGGCCAATCCGAAGGAGAAGGTCGTCCGTCAGGCGATCACCTCCAGCGGATGGGCCAAGGTCCACCCCGGCACGATCGATGTGATGATCGGCAGTCCATCCGCCATCAACTTCGACGGGCCACATCCCAGCGTCCGGGACGTCTGGAAGATGGAAGAGGCGCTCGCGACCATCGAGGCCGACTACGACCTCGTGCTCATCGACTGCGCGCCGTCGCTGAACGCCCTGACCCGCACGGCCTGGGCGGCATCAGACCGCGTCATCGTCGTCACCGAGCCCGGACTCTTCTCCGTCGCCGCCGCCGATCGCGCCCTGCGGGCGATCGAGGAGATCCGCCGCGGCCTCTCCCCCCGCCTGCAGCCCCTCGGCATCGTCGTGAACCGCGTACGCCCGCAGTCGATCGAGCACCAGTTCCGCATCAAGGAGCTGCGCGACATGTTCGGGCCGCTCGTGCTGTCGCCGCAGCTGCCCGAGCGCACGTCGCTGCAGCAGGCTCAGGGTGCGGCCAAGCCGCTGCACATCTGGCCCGGCGACTCCGCGCAGGAGCTCGCAGCCGACTTCGACGCCCTGCTGGATCGCGTCATGCGCACCGGACGCATCCCGGTCCCGGGCGAGACCACGGCGTAG
- a CDS encoding MerR family transcriptional regulator, with the protein MTAPETAGEHSFAADLLFTDGLPEMDDEVGYRGAVAARAAGITYRQLDYWARTELVEPTVRGASGSGSQRMYGFRDILVLKLVKRLLDTGISLQQIRTAVEQLRAAGIRDLAGTTLMSDGASVYLCTSNDEVIDLVSRGQGVFGIAVGKVLREVESTLVDFDAQTLEALDELAARRAVRSA; encoded by the coding sequence ATGACCGCTCCTGAAACAGCGGGCGAGCACTCGTTCGCCGCTGACCTCCTCTTCACCGACGGCTTGCCCGAAATGGATGACGAGGTCGGGTACCGGGGAGCAGTCGCCGCGCGCGCCGCCGGCATCACGTACCGCCAGCTGGACTACTGGGCTCGCACCGAGCTCGTGGAGCCCACCGTCCGTGGGGCCAGCGGCTCCGGATCGCAGCGGATGTACGGCTTCCGCGACATCCTCGTGCTGAAGCTCGTCAAGCGCCTGCTCGACACCGGTATCTCGCTGCAGCAGATCCGCACCGCCGTCGAGCAGCTGCGCGCCGCCGGCATCCGCGATCTCGCGGGCACGACTCTCATGAGCGACGGTGCGTCGGTCTACCTCTGCACCTCGAACGACGAGGTCATCGACCTCGTGAGCCGCGGTCAGGGCGTCTTCGGGATCGCGGTGGGCAAGGTCCTCCGCGAGGTCGAATCCACGCTCGTGGACTTCGACGCGCAGACGCTCGAGGCGCTGGACGAACTCGCGGCGCGCCGCGCCGTCCGCTCGGCCTGA
- a CDS encoding AMP-dependent synthetase/ligase, with translation MIQFEVPPIVPADPQANVTDLLVERVKKTPDLALFAVPDGDGWRDISAKEFQRQVIALAKGFAAAGIEPGDKIGFIARTTYDWTLVDFALFFAGAVMVPIYETSSPAQIQWNLSDSGAIACITESTDHAARLNEVRAELPLLRSVWSMNDGDLDKLVAEGASVSDEEIERRRNLANGADIATLIYTSGSTGRPKGCVLTHSNFVELTRNSSVALSEVLTVPNASTLLFITTAHIFARFISVLTIHSGVKTGHQPDTKFLLPALGSFKPTFLLAVPRVFEKVYNSSEQKAEAGGKGKIFRAAAHTAVEHSKLLQDGKKIPLGMKIKFGLFDKLVYSKLRAAMGGRVQYAVSGSAPLGERLGHFFHSLGIVILEGYGLTETTAPATVNLATKSKIGTVGPVLPGVGVRLSDDGEIAVRGINVFKEYWRNPEATAASFDGDWFVTGDIGSFDDEGFLTITGRKKEILVTAGGKNVAPAALEDPIRANPIIGQVVVVGDQKPFISALITLDPEMLPTWLANNDLPADMSLADAATNEAVNAEVQRAIDIANKHVSRAESVRKFTILATEWTEASGHLTPKMSIKRNVIMDDFATEVEDLYAVPVNTTNVSLP, from the coding sequence GTGATTCAGTTTGAAGTCCCACCGATCGTGCCCGCCGACCCGCAGGCGAACGTGACAGATCTGCTCGTCGAGCGGGTGAAGAAGACCCCTGATCTGGCATTGTTCGCCGTTCCCGACGGGGACGGATGGCGCGACATCTCGGCCAAGGAGTTCCAGCGTCAGGTGATCGCCCTCGCCAAGGGCTTCGCGGCGGCCGGCATCGAGCCCGGCGACAAGATCGGATTCATCGCGCGCACGACGTACGACTGGACGCTCGTCGACTTCGCGCTGTTCTTCGCCGGTGCGGTGATGGTGCCCATCTACGAGACCAGTTCGCCCGCGCAGATCCAATGGAACCTGTCCGACTCCGGCGCGATCGCCTGCATCACCGAGTCGACCGACCACGCCGCTCGTCTCAACGAGGTCCGTGCCGAGCTGCCCCTGCTGCGCTCCGTGTGGTCGATGAACGACGGCGACCTCGACAAGCTCGTCGCAGAGGGCGCGTCGGTCTCCGACGAGGAGATCGAGCGCCGCCGCAACCTGGCCAACGGCGCCGACATCGCGACCCTGATCTACACGTCCGGCTCCACGGGGCGTCCCAAGGGGTGCGTGCTCACGCACAGCAATTTCGTCGAGCTGACCCGCAACTCATCGGTGGCGCTCAGCGAGGTGCTTACCGTGCCGAACGCCTCGACGCTGCTGTTCATCACCACCGCGCACATCTTCGCCCGTTTCATCTCGGTCCTGACCATCCACTCCGGAGTCAAGACGGGGCACCAGCCCGACACGAAGTTCCTGCTCCCCGCGCTCGGCTCCTTCAAGCCGACCTTCCTGCTCGCGGTCCCCCGCGTGTTCGAGAAGGTGTACAACTCGTCCGAGCAGAAGGCCGAGGCCGGCGGCAAGGGCAAGATCTTCCGCGCGGCGGCCCACACGGCGGTCGAGCACTCCAAGCTGCTGCAGGACGGCAAGAAGATCCCCCTGGGCATGAAGATCAAGTTCGGGCTCTTCGACAAGCTGGTCTACAGCAAGCTCCGTGCCGCCATGGGTGGCCGCGTGCAGTACGCGGTCTCGGGCTCGGCTCCGCTCGGCGAGCGTCTCGGACACTTCTTCCACAGCCTCGGCATCGTGATCCTGGAGGGCTACGGCCTCACCGAGACCACGGCTCCGGCGACCGTCAACCTCGCCACCAAGTCGAAGATCGGCACCGTCGGTCCCGTGCTGCCCGGTGTCGGCGTCCGGCTGTCCGACGACGGCGAGATCGCGGTGCGCGGCATCAACGTCTTCAAGGAGTACTGGCGCAACCCGGAGGCGACGGCCGCCTCGTTCGACGGCGACTGGTTCGTCACCGGCGACATCGGCTCGTTCGATGACGAGGGCTTCCTCACCATCACCGGTCGCAAGAAGGAGATCCTGGTCACTGCGGGCGGCAAGAACGTCGCTCCGGCCGCCCTGGAGGACCCGATCCGCGCCAACCCGATCATCGGCCAGGTCGTCGTCGTCGGCGACCAGAAGCCGTTCATCTCGGCGCTGATCACCCTCGACCCCGAGATGCTGCCCACGTGGCTCGCGAACAACGATCTTCCGGCGGACATGTCGCTGGCGGATGCGGCGACCAACGAGGCCGTCAACGCCGAGGTGCAGCGGGCCATCGACATCGCGAACAAGCACGTCTCGCGTGCCGAGTCGGTCCGCAAGTTCACGATCCTCGCGACCGAGTGGACCGAGGCCAGCGGCCACCTCACGCCGAAGATGAGCATCAAGCGCAACGTGATCATGGACGACTTCGCCACCGAGGTCGAAGACCTCTACGCCGTTCCCGTCAACACCACGAACGTCTCGCTGCCGTAA
- a CDS encoding pyruvate carboxylase — MFRKILVANRGEIAIRAFRAAFELGARTVAVYPYEDRNSLHRLKADEAYLIGERGHPVRAYLNVDEIIRVAKEAGADAIYPGYGFLSENPELAEQAAANGIAFIGPPSSVLEMAGNKVTAKHHAIAAGVPVLRSTEASDDIDALVAQAEDIGFPLFAKAVAGGGGRGMRRVETLGDLAPALAEAMREAGSAFGDSRMFLEQAVLRPRHVEVQILADGAGATVHLFERDCSVQRRHQKVIEIAPAPNLDPDTRDALHRHAVAFAQSIGYQNAGTVEFLLETAGPRTGEIVFIEMNPRIQVEHTVTEEVTDVDLVQSQMRIAAGATLAELGLLQDQIHLRGAALQCRITTEDPTQGFRPDTGKITTYRSPGGAGIRLDGGTTAAGSQVSPHFDSMLAKLTCRARDFPAAVSRARRALAEFRIRGVSTNIPFLQAVLDDADFVAGDLSTSFIDERPELLRGRESKDRGTKMLNWLVDVTVNKPNGENPLHGDPRAKLPAIDLTTPAPDGSRQRLLELGPVGFAKALREQTALAVTDTTFRDAHQSLLATRVRTKDLVAVAPYVARLSPQLLSVEAWGGATYDVALRFLGEDPWERLDRLRESLPNIAIQMLLRGRNTVGYTPYPTEVTDAFVREAAASGIDIFRIFDALNDVSQMRPAIDSVLNTGTAVAEVALCYTGDLLNPAENLYTLDYYLRLAEQMVDAGAHILAIKDMAGLLRPAAASRLVTALRDRFDVPVHVHTHDTAGGQLATLLAASAAGADAVDVAAAPLAGTTSQPSLSGLVAALAHTERDTGIDLGAVSDLEPYWESVRHLYGPFESGLPGPTGRVYRHEIPGGQLSNLRQQAIALGLAEDFELIEDMYAAADRILGRVPKVTPSSKVVGDLALHLAAVKADPADFEANPHKYDVPDSVVGFMAGELGDLPGGWPEPFRSKVLAGRDVKIDVTPLTADESAALESDATSRRAMLNHLLFPVPTQSYQQVREVYGDLSKLDTVDYLYGLVSGSEHVVEIERGVQLFVGLEAIGEADDKGMRTVMTTLNGQLRPVFARDRSIQVESRQVEKADTSKPGQVAAPFSGVVTLKAVVGETVAAGQPVASIEAMKMEAAITSPVDGVVERVAIAETQQVDAGDLLVVVRPAH, encoded by the coding sequence ATGTTCCGCAAGATTCTTGTTGCCAACCGTGGTGAGATCGCGATTCGCGCCTTCCGCGCCGCGTTCGAACTGGGAGCCCGCACTGTTGCGGTCTACCCATATGAGGACCGCAACTCCCTGCATCGTCTGAAGGCCGACGAGGCCTACCTGATCGGCGAGCGCGGGCATCCGGTGCGCGCCTATCTGAACGTGGATGAGATCATCCGTGTGGCCAAGGAGGCCGGCGCGGACGCGATCTACCCCGGCTACGGATTCCTCTCCGAGAACCCCGAACTCGCCGAGCAGGCGGCCGCCAACGGCATCGCGTTCATCGGCCCGCCCTCGTCCGTGCTCGAGATGGCCGGCAACAAGGTCACCGCCAAGCACCACGCCATCGCAGCAGGGGTTCCCGTGCTGCGCTCGACCGAGGCATCCGACGACATCGATGCCCTCGTCGCGCAGGCGGAGGACATCGGCTTCCCCCTCTTCGCCAAGGCCGTCGCCGGCGGCGGCGGACGCGGGATGCGGCGTGTCGAGACTCTCGGCGACCTCGCACCGGCTCTGGCCGAGGCGATGCGCGAGGCCGGGAGCGCCTTCGGTGATTCGCGCATGTTCCTCGAGCAGGCTGTGCTGCGTCCGCGTCACGTCGAGGTGCAGATCCTCGCTGACGGCGCCGGCGCGACCGTGCACCTGTTCGAGCGCGACTGCTCGGTGCAGCGCCGCCACCAGAAGGTCATCGAGATCGCGCCCGCGCCGAACCTCGACCCCGACACCCGCGACGCCCTGCACCGCCACGCCGTCGCGTTCGCGCAGTCGATCGGCTACCAGAACGCCGGCACCGTGGAGTTCCTCCTCGAGACGGCCGGTCCGCGCACCGGCGAGATCGTCTTCATCGAGATGAACCCGCGCATCCAGGTCGAGCACACCGTGACCGAAGAAGTCACCGATGTCGACCTCGTCCAGTCGCAGATGCGGATCGCCGCCGGCGCGACCCTCGCCGAGCTCGGACTGCTGCAGGACCAGATCCACCTCCGCGGTGCCGCGCTGCAGTGCCGCATCACGACCGAGGACCCGACGCAGGGCTTCCGCCCCGACACGGGCAAGATCACGACGTACCGCTCACCCGGCGGCGCCGGTATCCGCCTGGACGGCGGCACCACCGCGGCGGGGTCGCAGGTCAGTCCGCACTTCGACTCGATGCTCGCCAAGCTCACCTGCCGTGCCCGTGATTTCCCGGCCGCGGTCAGCCGTGCCCGTCGCGCGCTGGCCGAGTTCCGCATCCGCGGCGTCTCCACGAACATCCCGTTCCTGCAGGCAGTCCTGGATGACGCCGACTTCGTCGCCGGCGACCTGAGCACGTCGTTCATCGACGAGCGCCCGGAGTTGCTGCGCGGTCGCGAGTCGAAGGACCGCGGCACCAAGATGCTGAACTGGCTCGTGGACGTCACCGTCAACAAGCCCAACGGCGAGAACCCGCTTCACGGCGACCCGCGTGCGAAGCTCCCCGCGATCGATCTGACCACGCCCGCGCCGGACGGGTCGCGCCAGCGCCTGCTCGAGCTCGGTCCCGTGGGATTCGCCAAGGCGCTGCGCGAGCAGACGGCCCTCGCCGTCACCGACACCACGTTCCGCGATGCCCACCAGTCGCTGCTGGCCACGCGTGTGCGCACGAAGGACCTCGTCGCCGTCGCCCCGTACGTGGCCCGGCTCTCGCCGCAGCTGCTGTCCGTGGAGGCCTGGGGCGGTGCGACCTACGACGTCGCGCTCCGCTTCCTCGGCGAGGACCCGTGGGAGCGCCTCGATCGATTGCGTGAATCGCTGCCGAACATCGCGATCCAGATGCTGCTGCGCGGCCGCAACACCGTCGGATACACGCCGTACCCGACGGAGGTGACCGACGCCTTCGTGCGCGAGGCCGCCGCCAGCGGCATCGACATCTTCCGCATCTTCGACGCCCTCAACGACGTGTCGCAGATGCGCCCGGCGATCGACTCCGTGCTGAACACCGGCACCGCGGTCGCCGAGGTCGCCCTCTGCTACACCGGTGATCTCCTCAACCCGGCCGAGAACCTCTACACGCTGGACTACTACCTGCGTCTCGCCGAGCAGATGGTCGACGCCGGCGCGCACATCCTCGCGATCAAGGACATGGCGGGCCTGCTGCGCCCGGCCGCGGCATCCCGTCTCGTCACGGCCCTGCGCGACCGCTTCGACGTCCCCGTGCACGTGCACACGCACGACACCGCCGGCGGACAGCTCGCGACCCTGCTCGCCGCCAGCGCCGCCGGTGCGGACGCCGTCGACGTCGCCGCCGCGCCCCTGGCCGGCACCACCAGCCAGCCGTCGCTGTCGGGCCTCGTCGCGGCGTTGGCGCACACCGAGCGCGACACCGGTATCGATCTGGGGGCGGTCTCCGACCTCGAGCCGTACTGGGAGTCCGTGCGCCACCTGTACGGGCCGTTCGAGTCTGGCCTGCCCGGGCCGACAGGTCGCGTCTACCGTCACGAGATCCCGGGCGGGCAGCTGTCCAACCTGCGCCAGCAGGCGATCGCGCTCGGCCTCGCGGAGGACTTCGAACTCATCGAGGACATGTACGCCGCGGCGGACCGCATCCTCGGGCGTGTGCCGAAGGTGACGCCGTCTTCGAAGGTCGTCGGCGACCTGGCGCTGCACCTCGCCGCGGTCAAGGCCGACCCGGCCGACTTCGAGGCCAACCCGCACAAGTACGACGTGCCCGATTCGGTCGTCGGCTTCATGGCGGGGGAGCTGGGTGACCTGCCCGGTGGATGGCCCGAGCCGTTCCGCAGCAAGGTCCTGGCCGGTCGCGACGTCAAGATCGACGTGACGCCGCTGACCGCTGACGAGTCCGCGGCGCTGGAATCGGATGCCACGTCCCGCCGCGCGATGCTCAACCACCTGCTCTTCCCCGTGCCGACCCAGTCGTACCAGCAGGTGCGCGAGGTGTACGGCGACCTGAGCAAGCTCGACACCGTCGACTACCTGTACGGCCTCGTGTCCGGCTCGGAGCACGTCGTGGAGATCGAGCGCGGCGTGCAGCTGTTCGTCGGGCTCGAAGCGATCGGCGAGGCCGACGACAAGGGCATGCGCACGGTCATGACCACGCTGAACGGACAATTGCGCCCGGTCTTCGCCCGGGATCGCAGCATCCAGGTCGAATCGCGCCAGGTGGAGAAGGCCGACACCAGCAAGCCGGGGCAGGTCGCGGCACCTTTCTCGGGCGTCGTGACGCTGAAAGCGGTCGTCGGCGAGACCGTCGCGGCCGGTCAGCCAGTGGCGTCGATCGAAGCGATGAAGATGGAAGCGGCCATCACTTCGCCCGTCGACGGGGTCGTCGAGCGGGTCGCGATCGCCGAGACGCAGCAAGTGGATGCCGGAGACCTTTTGGTCGTCGTCCGTCCGGCGCATTAG
- a CDS encoding trans-sulfuration enzyme family protein, whose product MTPRTLHPDSLAVHAGREDLTSLGVHALPLDLSSTNPLPDIETGGLSYEVLATGGLPLEGGSHVYARLWNPTVARFETAIARLEHAEEAVAFSSGMAAITAVLLSLGESGKRHVVAVRPLYGGTDHLLASGLTGVEATFCTPDGVAASVRPDTGLVILESPANPTLELVDIRAVVAAAGDVPVVVDNTFATPVLQRPLDLGAAMSLHSATKYLGGHGDVVGGVAACDARTAAALRRTRAITGAILHPLAAYLLHRGLATLPLRVRAQQASAQIIAEWLTTRPEVVAVHYPGPPTGDPHGLIGTQQDGPGAMISIELAGGFAAASALTSAVELFTHAVSLGSVDSLIQHPAALTHRPVQSEAKPSEALVRLSIGLEATEDLIADLAQALSIAGADSATGADQATMSRAY is encoded by the coding sequence ATGACACCGAGGACGCTGCATCCCGATAGCCTTGCCGTCCACGCCGGCCGCGAAGACCTCACGAGCCTCGGCGTGCATGCCCTCCCCCTCGACCTCTCGTCGACCAATCCCCTGCCCGATATCGAGACCGGCGGGCTGTCGTACGAGGTCCTCGCCACCGGCGGGCTCCCGCTCGAGGGCGGCTCCCACGTCTACGCGCGACTGTGGAACCCCACGGTCGCTCGCTTCGAGACCGCGATCGCCCGGCTCGAGCACGCCGAGGAGGCCGTCGCGTTCTCCTCCGGCATGGCGGCGATCACGGCCGTGCTGCTCTCCCTCGGCGAGAGCGGGAAACGTCACGTCGTGGCCGTGCGGCCGCTGTACGGCGGCACCGATCACCTCCTCGCGTCCGGACTCACCGGCGTCGAGGCGACGTTCTGCACGCCTGACGGCGTCGCCGCGTCAGTCCGACCCGACACCGGGCTGGTCATCCTCGAATCGCCCGCGAACCCGACGCTGGAGCTCGTCGACATCCGCGCCGTCGTCGCGGCCGCCGGCGATGTGCCGGTCGTCGTCGACAACACGTTTGCCACGCCCGTGCTGCAGCGCCCACTCGACCTCGGCGCGGCGATGTCGCTGCACAGCGCCACGAAGTACCTCGGCGGCCATGGTGACGTCGTGGGCGGTGTGGCGGCCTGCGACGCCCGCACCGCAGCCGCGCTGCGCCGCACCCGGGCTATCACGGGGGCGATCCTGCATCCGCTCGCCGCCTACCTGCTGCACCGGGGCCTGGCGACGCTGCCCCTCCGAGTCCGCGCGCAGCAGGCCAGCGCGCAGATCATCGCGGAGTGGCTCACGACCCGGCCCGAAGTGGTCGCGGTGCACTACCCCGGTCCGCCCACGGGCGATCCGCACGGGCTCATCGGCACTCAGCAGGACGGCCCGGGCGCGATGATCTCCATCGAGCTGGCCGGCGGGTTCGCCGCGGCATCCGCTCTGACTTCCGCGGTGGAGCTGTTCACGCACGCGGTGTCGCTCGGCAGCGTCGACTCGCTCATCCAGCACCCGGCGGCGCTCACGCACCGTCCGGTACAGAGCGAGGCGAAGCCGTCGGAGGCGCTCGTGCGGCTCTCCATCGGCCTGGAGGCCACGGAGGATCTCATCGCCGACCTGGCGCAGGCGCTGAGCATCGCCGGGGCGGACAGCGCAACCGGGGCCGATCAGGCCACGATGTCGCGCGCGTACTGA
- a CDS encoding peptide deformylase, which yields MPVRPIRLFGDPVLRATSAPIDEIDDGVRALVRDLVDTVELPGRAGVAAPQIGVGLRAFSYNIDGDIGYILNPVLTEVSGEPEPVGEGCLSVPGLWHDAIRYPRAKVVGTDLDGNEIVLEGEGLLAQALQHETDHLDGKLYLDRLPAETRRLAMREVRESDWF from the coding sequence ATGCCGGTTCGTCCCATCCGTCTCTTCGGCGACCCCGTCCTTCGCGCCACCAGCGCGCCGATCGATGAGATCGACGACGGCGTCCGTGCCCTCGTGCGCGACCTGGTCGACACGGTCGAGCTGCCTGGTCGTGCCGGCGTCGCGGCGCCGCAGATCGGCGTCGGCCTGCGCGCGTTCAGCTACAACATCGACGGCGACATCGGATACATCCTGAACCCGGTCCTGACCGAAGTCTCAGGCGAGCCCGAACCGGTCGGCGAGGGCTGCCTGTCCGTGCCCGGACTGTGGCACGACGCGATCCGCTACCCGCGGGCGAAGGTCGTCGGCACGGACCTGGACGGAAACGAGATCGTGCTCGAGGGGGAGGGTCTGCTCGCCCAAGCCCTGCAGCACGAGACCGACCACCTCGACGGCAAGCTCTACCTCGACCGGCTCCCGGCCGAGACGCGGCGCCTCGCGATGCGCGAGGTGCGCGAGTCCGACTGGTTCTGA
- a CDS encoding MinD/ParA family ATP-binding protein, whose protein sequence is MLSHTESIDTSGLGILGGATAQVSVELPVHSDDDDFVDDDVIDDEVSLESIEAHLADEDDAAADVEPAEDEAEAEVVDEADVEGEVAEAEVEFVEEFTGEIDVEVEAPAAEASVDEVIVEEVVEDNAPIDGGEDAAPVETAPVEEIDRIDAFDALVRGGIAATEEAAAAAAAAAEAPHVAPAATAAAAAAAPMAPPAPVVPAAPVAPAAPASEPRTTTGSTPATRWEAQHPEETDRPDRQHSVERIQPRVDVTLTSKRLGEFEAGRETSDLLTPDRLLDPSHVVHPEPEGLWQHLLYSVSGKRINLGDGKRARSRKELDRRIAVPLTGGARFVPVLSRKGGVGKTTVTTLLGMALADARDDRIIAIDANPDRGTLAERITKLNGKTIRDLVRARGEVTGYNDISTIVGRDDTRLDVLASDTDPRVSEALNDRDYHDVATLAAHYYSIVLTDTGTGIVHSVMGATLDVADELVIVSGLSVDEARLASETLTWLETNGYAEQVRNAVVVLNSARPGAPLVRQDELEAHFQTRVRAVVRMPYDPLIAAGSTITFRDLQPATRLAARELAASVIEGLRALAPAA, encoded by the coding sequence GTGCTCTCCCACACGGAAAGCATCGACACCTCCGGACTGGGTATCCTCGGCGGCGCGACCGCACAGGTCAGCGTCGAGCTGCCCGTGCACTCCGACGACGACGACTTCGTCGACGATGACGTCATCGACGACGAGGTGTCGCTCGAATCGATCGAGGCGCACCTCGCCGACGAGGACGACGCTGCGGCCGACGTCGAGCCGGCTGAGGACGAGGCTGAGGCTGAGGTCGTGGACGAGGCTGACGTCGAGGGAGAAGTTGCCGAGGCCGAGGTCGAATTCGTGGAGGAGTTCACCGGGGAGATCGATGTGGAGGTCGAGGCACCCGCTGCCGAGGCATCCGTCGACGAAGTGATCGTGGAGGAAGTCGTGGAGGACAACGCTCCCATCGACGGCGGCGAGGATGCCGCGCCCGTCGAGACCGCACCGGTCGAGGAGATCGACCGGATCGATGCGTTCGACGCGCTCGTGCGCGGCGGCATCGCCGCCACCGAGGAGGCCGCCGCTGCCGCTGCAGCCGCTGCCGAAGCCCCGCACGTCGCGCCCGCCGCTACCGCTGCGGCCGCCGCAGCCGCTCCGATGGCTCCGCCTGCGCCGGTAGTTCCGGCTGCGCCGGTGGCTCCTGCCGCTCCGGCGAGCGAACCCCGCACCACGACGGGCTCGACGCCGGCCACACGGTGGGAGGCCCAGCACCCCGAAGAGACCGACCGCCCCGATCGCCAGCACTCGGTCGAGCGCATCCAGCCGCGCGTGGATGTCACGCTCACCTCGAAGCGCCTCGGCGAGTTCGAGGCCGGCCGCGAGACGTCCGACCTGCTGACCCCCGACCGCCTGCTGGATCCCAGCCACGTGGTGCACCCCGAGCCCGAGGGGCTGTGGCAGCACCTGCTGTACTCGGTCTCCGGTAAGCGCATCAACCTCGGCGACGGCAAGCGCGCCCGCAGCCGCAAGGAGCTCGACCGTCGTATCGCGGTGCCCCTGACCGGAGGTGCGCGGTTCGTGCCCGTGCTCTCCCGCAAGGGCGGCGTCGGAAAGACCACCGTGACGACCCTGCTCGGGATGGCGCTGGCCGACGCCCGCGACGACCGCATCATCGCGATCGACGCGAACCCCGACCGCGGAACCCTCGCCGAGCGCATCACCAAGCTCAACGGCAAGACGATCCGCGACCTGGTGCGCGCCCGCGGCGAGGTCACCGGCTACAACGACATCTCGACCATCGTCGGTCGCGACGACACCCGCCTGGACGTGCTGGCATCGGACACCGATCCCCGCGTGTCCGAAGCGCTCAACGACCGCGACTATCACGACGTCGCCACGCTCGCCGCGCACTACTACTCGATCGTGCTCACCGATACCGGAACCGGCATCGTGCACTCGGTCATGGGTGCGACCCTCGACGTCGCCGACGAGCTCGTGATCGTGTCGGGGCTCAGCGTCGACGAGGCGCGTCTCGCGTCCGAGACACTCACATGGCTGGAGACCAACGGCTACGCCGAGCAGGTCCGCAACGCGGTGGTCGTCCTGAACAGCGCCCGCCCGGGCGCACCGCTGGTCCGTCAGGACGAGCTCGAGGCGCACTTCCAAACCCGTGTTCGGGCCGTGGTGCGCATGCCATACGACCCGCTGATCGCCGCGGGCAGCACGATCACGTTCCGCGACCTGCAGCCCGCCACGCGCCTGGCGGCACGTGAGCTGGCGGCATCGGTCATCGAGGGCCTGCGCGCCCTTGCCCCGGCGGCCTGA